In Monodelphis domestica isolate mMonDom1 chromosome 1, mMonDom1.pri, whole genome shotgun sequence, the sequence GGGGCCGGGCAACGGCCCGCACCTCTGCGTTCAGGGGGTTCCGCCGCAGGTTCACGCTCTTCAGGGACGCCATGGCGGCCAGCTTCTCCACGGGCACGTCTGTGGGGAGACGGGAGACGCCGAGGTgagctcttccctccccccacacgGCGGGGAGCTGGGCCTCAGTGGCCTCCGTACGGGCCAGGCCTTCAGCACCTGCCCGGAGGCCCTCCCGCCCCTCCCGCTCTACAGCGTCTCGGGGGGCCCCCGAAGGGTCTGCCGTCCCTGGCCGAAGGCCTCAGGCGGGGCTCCTGCCTGGAGCTGAGCCGCCTCGGCGTCTCCGTCAGGCACAGACCGAGGATGGCGGCCCGAAGCCGGGGGCAGGATCTGAGCCCGAGTCCCCCAGCCTTCTCCGGAGAGCCCCGCAGTGAGGGGAGGCCTGGCCGGGCACTGCCGCAGCAGCTCTGGGGAGGGCAGAGCGGCCTCTGGGTGAGAGGGCCAGAGCGGGGTGCTGCGGCCTccgaggaggggagagaagggccGGCTGGGGACGAGGGGCCGCGAGCCAGGGAGAACCGTCTGTGGGAGGGCGACCGCGGGCCTGGAAGAGCCTTTAGAGAAGGTCGGGGGGCTCGTCGGAGGCCAGGCAGAGGCTGCGTCGGAGGGTCTCTGGCGTGCTCGTGAACAAGCTgtttgccccattttacagaggaagtgACGGAGGCAGGATTCACACTCGCCTCCCAGCTCCGGTCCTGCCCTCTGCTCACTATGCCTCCTGCTGCCATGAAGTGCCGGACAGCCTGCTCCGGGGATGCAGGAAGGGGGGTCTTGTTGTCCCCatctgacagaggaggaaactgaggctgacctCGATGGGATGCCCCATCAGAGCTGTGCCAAGGGACGTCGTCTTCCATCTCTCTGTTTGTGGATGTGTTTGAATTAGAACCCAGAGCCGAGAACGGAGCGGGCTGCGGGCCGTCAGACCTCGGCTCCTGGGACATTCCAGACGGGCACCCCGAGAGAGCGGCCCCGGCGGGTCCCAGACGACCCCGAAGGTctcttctcgagcccaaacccccAGGCGGAACCCTCGAGGGCTTCCTTAGAGGTGCTCCGGGCCAAGTGCGGGCAGGGGGATGGCAGGGGGATGGCAGGGGCTGGGCCGGACGGGAGAGCCCGCGAGGGCGGCGGAGGCAGAGCCGGGAATGGGACCGGCGGCTCCCTCCTCCCGAGGGCTCATCACTAAAACGCTTTTCTTTCCATCCGCCTCCACCTGCCTCTCCAAGGACGCTTCCTTCCAGCCTCCGACGATCCTCGAGACTCAGAGCACCTCCGGGCGCCGCCGCCACCTTCCTGACGGGCCTCTTTGCGTCCCGCCTGTCcattttatgctttttaaaaggtGTCGGTTGGAGAAAGGGCGCGTCGGGAATGAGCCTGAGGAGGCCGGCCGGTCTTCTTCGGCCACGTCGGCCCTTTACAGACATTTAGCGTCCATTAAGCCAGAGAGAGCCGCCACCATCACCAGAAATGATCCGGATCAATGGCACGAGTACAGCATTCAAGGAAAAACAACCAGCAGGCGGGCAGAGGGGTCAGCGGGCAGGCTGGCAGGCGGGCAGATGGGCAGGTAGGTATATGGGCAGGTGGGCAGGCAGACGGGCAGTGCCCACCACATCTCTCCCCATCCAATGGGGCAGGCATGGCTGGCCGAGGCTGAGGTCGAGTTGGGGAGGGGCTGCAATCTGTCTGTGGGCGAAGGACCGGCAGTACCCCACAAGGcggatgagtaaactgagtccaATGAGGCTCGCGGGAGGACGCCGGTGTGTGTTTCAGCCAAGGAGAGGCCACAAAAGAAGGACAGGAGATGAACTCGAGAGAGGCTGGAGGCCTTCGGGCCAGCCTGGGGTGTCCGCAGGCTGGACTGGTGACCTCATCAGGTCCATCTTCTCGTCTacaaaatgaaggaactggaagAAGGTCTCTGAGGTTACGCAACGCCCATTCACCTGTCTCTGGAGGGAGGACATCCAGCCGGGAGCCCCCAGTCCGACACTCACCGGCTGCTTAATCTAGGACGGTGATGGTGAACCTTCAGAGCACGAGGGCCCAAACggccccagccaggggagggagggaggcagcgCTGCTGGGCAGGAGGTGGAGAGCGTCCCCTCCGGCACGCGTTGCGCAGGCTCGCCAACACAGCTCTGGGACAAGGGCTCCGGGGCTCTGGGGCTCCGTTCTTTGGGTAGCTGGTCCCTCTGGCAGTCTTGGGGAAGGGGGCCCTCATCAGAATGGCACGAAACACACCGTATTACCAAGGAAGCTTCTTGGGGACTGGCAGAGCCTTCCTACTGCGGCCTCTTCCCACCTTCTTTCCAGACAGGTCTAACTTGCTGCTGTCAAAGTCCCAAAGGCAGCCAAACCAAATTAAAACAGAATGGGCAACACTGACCAAAGAGTGACAGGTCGAATGACCGAGAGAGAAGCTCAGGCTTCTGAGGCAGAGTGGCCCAGGGAGATGCCTGCCACGACTTTCGGCCAACGGATGTGTCGCAGGGCGGGAGCCTTCCTGGCTTGGCCCAGCTCTACCGTGGAGCCCATGAGGAGAATCGCTGCGAGTCCCCTTCTGCTCCTGGGCCGGGCTTGGTGCTGGATGTTGGGCCCCTCCAGACTTCTGCTGCCAAGCGTGCTAGTGGGGCCGGGCTAGCGTCCTGCAAGCCGTCTGCTCTGCCCTTTGCCGCAGGTAGTGACTTCAGAGCCACTCCGCAACGCCACAACGGGACAGGACACGCCGCTGTCTCTGCCGGAGGGCACCCGGCGCATGTGGTGTTTAGGCAGGCCTGGACTAGGCGGCCGAGCGCTCCTGGGGACAGGCTGGGCCCTCCTCCAGGCTCAGGACAAGGCCTGCTTggctccacctccagagaaagagcggCCGGAGTCAGGAGGGCTGAGGGAGGCAGGGAGTCAGAGAGGCCAGGGAGGCCAGAGAGGCAAGGGAGGCagagaggtgagggaggcagAGAGGCCAGGGAGCAAGGGAGGCAGGGAGGTGAGGGAGGTGAGGGAAGTGAGGGAGGCCAGGGAGGCCAGAGAGGCCAGAGAGGCAAGGGAGGCagagaggtgagggaggcagggaggccagggagcaagggaggtgagggaggcagggaggcagggaggccagaGAGgcgagggaggcagggaggcgaGGGCTGCTTCGCGGTGGTGGGGTTGTGGGAGACTCTTCAGGACAAAAATGAAGGCTGTGGAaggatgttttgcatgataatgcgtGGCTCACCCAGATGGAAGCCTGCCAGCTCCTGgcgggggaagggagggaggcagcctCGTGAGGATGCACGAACCCCACTGCGGCACGCTGGCCCAGGGCCGGCACACACAACGGGTCTGGATCAGGTCCCGGCCGGCCGGAGGGACGGGACGGTGGAAGCGGGTCCCTGGAGCCCGCAGAGGCACTCCTGGCCTCCCCCCTTTAGAAATGTTCAGAAGGTGTTCGGGGGGCAGCCGGGCTGGCCCTTGCTGTGCGGCTCCTGCCTCGGAGGCCATCCAAAGGGAAGGTAAAGGGTGTAACAAAAGGGAgccgcccccccctcccccacagccGGCTGGGCTCTTGGAGCAGTCGGGCTGGGCTCAGACAAAGCCGAGCACAAGCGGTGCCTGATTGCAGCACCTGCCCGACGGCCCAGGAAAGGCTCTGCGGgcggcccctcccccaccaacaAGGGCCTGTATTTCTCTCTCCACAAAACCCTGCTTTGACTTAGAATAGTCCTAAATGAATAAAACGCTTCCGGTCAGCTGGGGCCTGGCAGGCTTCTTCTGCCCCAGCTCCGGCCTAGCGAATCCTGGGACGCCAGAGGGGAACCCCGCAGGGCCCTGAGTCCTGGCTCAGCCCGTCCATCGCTGGCCGTGGGGCTGGGAAATGGCGCCCAAAGAAGGGGCTGCCGCTGGGCCCCGGCCCCGGGGGATGCTGGGGGACAGAGGCCCAGGCGAGCGGCCGCCGTGCCGCTTGTCCAGCGAGAGCCGGAGCTCAAGTTAGGACGTGCCCTCCTCCGGGGCACAGACTGGCACGGAGCAGGGGTGCCCAGAGACGTCTCCCCGATCCTCGGCCCACAGATAGAGGCCCGTCGTCGCACCCATCCCAAAGCCCAGCAGATGGGGAGAGGCTGTTCCTGGAAGCAGGCGCGGAAAGAGAACAAAAGGGCAAGAGATGAGAAAGAACCGGCCGCCGGCTTGAATGGAGGGCCTCCGAGGCGCCAGGCTCAGGGGAGGCAGTGGGGTAGGAGCACAAGGAAGGACACGGCCCTGGGCCGGGGGGGAGAGCGTGAGGCGGGCAGCCCTGCCAGAGGGCACGAGGGGGCACCCACGGGCAAAGGCCTAAAGGGCAGGCTGGACCTCTCCCGAGCTTCATCTCTTCTTCTGCGGGGGCTCGAGCGCCGACGACATCCGGAGAGAGCGGCCGGGGCGACGCGGGGGCTCCTCCTGCGGCTCTCTTCGCCCCTTCCTGACGTGAACATGGAGGAGGTCCTGGGCTGCTCTGGGCAGGCAAGGACTCCTCTGGGTCATGAGGTCAATGAGGCCCTGCCGGCCCTCTGGCCTTTCCCTGTGATCTCGGGCCGGGTCAGGCCTGCTGACTAAGGGCAGTGATGAGCTGGCCTCAAGAACCAAGGCCCAGGAGGGCAGGAGGGCAGGAGGGCAGGAGGCACAGGAGGCCCAAGAGGGCAGGAGGGCAGGAGGGCAGGAGGCCCAGGAGGGCAGGAGGCACAGGAGGCCCAGGAGGGGAGGAGGCACAGGAGGCCCAGGAGGCCCAGGAGGGCAGGAGGCCCAGAAGGCCTAGAAGGCCCAGGAGGCCCAGGAGGCCCAGGAGGGCAGGAGGCCCAGGAGGGCAGGAGGGCAGGAGGCCCAGGAGGGCAGGAGGCCCAGAAGGCCTAGAAGGCCCAGGAGGCCCAGGAGGCCCAGGAGGGCAGGAGGCCCAGAAGGCCTAGAAGGCCCAGGAGGCCCAGGAGGGCAGGAGGCCCAGAAGGCCCAGGAGGGCAGGAGGGCAGGAGGCCCAGGAGGGCAGGAGGCCCAGAAGGCCCAGGAGGGCAGGAGGGCAGGAGGCCCAGAAGGCCCAGGAGGGCAGGAGGGCAGGAGGGGAGGAGGCCCAGGAGGAGGGTCCCAGAACACCAGGCAGGAGGGGATTCAGAGACCCTGTTACAGAGGCGACACGGAGGCACAGAGCGGGCGGGACTCGTCACATCCCACTACTGCGATCTGATTGTTGCCTCCGAGGTCGCTGGCGCCCTCCTCTCCAGATGGCTCTCCAGCTGACCCAACTGCTCGGGCCCTTAGGCCACCACTAGTGGTCCGTCCTggaggctctgtcctgggccctcttctctccaCACTCCCTCAATGGTCCTCTCCGTGCAGATGCCTCCCAGGTCTACACATCGAGCCTCGTCTCTCCAGCGCTCTTCTAGACTGTTCCCACACGTGCGCTTCCCAAACTCAGCCTCCTCTGGAGGCTGGCGGCCTGGAAGGCTCACTTTAGCTGGGCCTCTGAGAAGCCCACTTCCCCCAGAAGCCTCTCCTGCGCCCGCCGTGGGTGCGCCCCCCGAAGGGCCTGCCCGGGGTTGGGCAGACGCACGGCTTTCCCTGGACTCCTGGCCGGCAGGGATCTCACTGCCTTGGGCTCGCTCGCCATAGGTCTGTCCTGaggaagaacttaataaatgctcgctAAGGAACAATTCACAAAAACGAACACGCTCTGCCTCCTCTTGCTCTCCCCCAAGCGCCTGGCATAAGAACTCACCCACAATCTCATTCTCTTCTAGGTTGATGGTCTCCAGGGCCTGCAGGGCAGTGAGCCGCTCTGGGAAGTCCTGGAACTGGTTTCTGGACAGGTCGATGGCCTGGAGGTGCTGGAGGGTGCCCACCTCATCAGGCAGCCCGTGCAGGCAGTTTCCCTCCAGGCGGAGCTCTGTGAGGGTGTGAAAAGAGAGGCGATGAGACGGAGGAGAAAGGAAGGCGGGTGCTTAGAGCTCGCACGGCTCCTTCCGTATTTTTAGAACTAGGAAGAGAGACTGCCTGGCTTTGGTGGCTGCACTTGGAGGCGGTTGCTCCGGCTCCCGATGCTGGCTCTCCTCTTTCCCGACATGACACGGTGTCCTTGGCCAAGTCCCTCCCCATATAGCTGGTCTGTGGGGCCTCTGCTAGGTACCCACCTGTCTGAGAGGGAACCCCAGAGGacgagaggtggatcccacagacactgctccACTgggcagggctaggcaatttggaagctgtgattggcccctgtgaagaggggaagggacaggaaggacTCTAAAAGGTCTGGAACTTCCTGTCCTGGTCCCTGCTCCTTTGGACTTCTCGGGACTTCTGGCTTGGAGAGATTCGTGCACCCTCTGCTTGTTGGCGCTTCAGTGGGGCACCCTCTTCAGAGTTCGAAGACGATGGTCTGTAGAAACCGAGGAACCGCAGCCATTAATACCGCTGTACGATTCTGAGACGACGGAGACGGAGGGGATCGGATTACCGGCCATAAACTAGCAGCTCTTTTGCAGAGAGGACCCAGAGGCCGCCCACGGGGCTTTACCGGGGCCGCGGGAAGGCAGAAGTGATAGTCTGGAAGCGGCGACTTGAGACGGACTCGCCAGGCCTAGACGTGGGCCAGGGAGCCCCCGCGGGCATCGGCTCGTTAAGCAGCGGAAGCAGCCGGGAGACCCGCAAGTCACGCTCAGCCAGGAACGAGGGCCACGTGCAGAGTTGGGGCGCAGGACTTCTCCTTACAGACTTCCCTTTACGTCCCTTTTCCTCCGCATTTGAACAAAaaggaaactggggcccagaggAGGGGAGGGTCCACGCCTCTCTGTCTGGCACGGCCTCCTTTGACCTTACAGTCCTGTCATACACGCACGGTGTCTGCCCGCTGTCTCAGCGGCCAAGCTTtagccttttttctatttccagacCTTAGCACAGGACCCGGCACCGTTTGTCAGGAGTGATGACTACGACGACAGTATCTTTTGGGGGCAAGGGAAGAGGCCTCATCCTCAGGGAGGCCTGTCTGCTGTCCCCAGGAAATACAAAGAAGCCTCCCCTTCAGAAGGGAaatccctgggggcagctgggtggctcagtggatggagagccaggctgagagaggaggtcatgggttcaaatcttgcctcagacacttcctagctgggggaccctgggtgagtcacttaaagcccattgcatagcccttactgctcttctgcctcagaaccaatacgcAGGAGATTTTAAGGTGTAaggttagaattttttttaaaaaagggtgatgcccaaatcacatacccaccACAATGGAATCAGCTGCTGCCAGCCTCCAGGCCCTTGAAAGATGATGTGCAAAGCCAAAAGGCTCAacttcatttgacagaagagaaaatggaggctgGAGAGAagtctccttccttctctggcCTTTTCTCAGCAAGTATTGATTACGTACCTCCTAAGAGGTCCTGGGGAAACAAGGTGGAACAGCCCCTGGCCTTCCCACCTTGTGCCGTACGAGGGCGGTGGTGGCAAACCTTTCCAAGATCACGTGCCCAAAGTGCTCTTTACGCCGCCTGGGAGTCCCTGTGTTACCCCAGACAGCGGAGGGAGGATGTGCTCGTGCTGggtggctggggggagggggaggggagcagccccctccggcAGGCCAGGGCACGTGTGCCGCAACTTCGCCAACACGGGACCAGGAGAATCCAAGCATTCACGTAGACATACAAGCTGCTGTCACTCTGTTGTGTCTGGGGTCTTTGACTCCATtcggggtttcttggcagagattttcTGTGCATCTGGTGGGATCCCCACCGAGCAGGCGGCCCTCCATTCCCTCGAGCCCTCAGGACCTTCTCCTGCTCTGACTTCACCCTGGGCTCGGCGATGCTCCTCTCTTGCTGCGTCTCGCTCCTCCGCCTCCTCTGCCTCCCCTCACAAGCTGCCCAAAGGGGCTGGCCAAAGCCCGGCCACAGCGCTCGCTGCCTGCCCCGCCAATGTGCACCGACTCCTCATCACCCAAcgcttccctccctcctctcagctGAGGATCTGCCTCGGACGTCACCGGAAAACCTGGAGCTCCGGAGCCCTCGGCATCGCGCCCCGCTCTCTCCTCCTCTGCCTCAGCCTCTGGCAGGGAAGCGGCCTTCTCCGGACCCAGGCCAGACCccatcccttccccctttcccagcAGATGAATCATCCGTGCGGAATCATCGGCCtcctgttccttcccttctacctTCAAACCAGTCCAAGTCGCCGCCATCCTTAAGAAGCCTTCCCTGGGGCAGCCTGGTGGCTCCGTGGCGGGCACAGAGACGGAGGTCCTGGTTTCACtgtggccccagacatttcctcaCTGCATGACCCTGGAGCCGCCACTTCAGCCCCGTGGCCTTGCCTTACCGCTCCTCTGCCTTCACATCCCTGCAGGGTACTATCGACAGCTGggtctccttccttcctgaaaCGCCCTGAAAACCGTCCGCACTCGCTGCCTCTGTTCCTCTCTTCTCACCCCTTAGTCCGGGGAGCCAACAGACCGAATGTAGCCCGACATGGAAATGCATGTGGGGGCTGTTCCGTACTTTGGGCCCCTCGTGGGACGGCGAAAACGCGAACATCCAGGTTTTTTCCAGAAAAGTTCTGCCCAAACCCACCCAAACCCACCTCTCCCATCTTGTAATTGAGgtaaaaaaatccatttcctaAGCGTCGTCCGCTTTCATTCCTCGTAGAGCGGTCGTGCAGGCCACAGGCAGGAAGCAGAAAGACGAGGAGACGCGGGAAGAGAAGGATCCAGGCTGGACAGCAGTCGGGATGGCCGGGAGACAGAGAGGCCGAAGGTGAGCGAGGCCCGGAGCTCCTGGAGGCGCTGCTCAATAAATGCTGACAGACTGACTGAAAAGGGGCTCCCCGGCAGAGGTTGGCCCCTTGGAGCCCGCAGGGCGACGCCTCCCAATCTTTCTGTCAGTCACCGCTGGACAAAGAGCGAGGAGGAGGAGGCCTCCCAGACACCGAGCGCCCCCTGCCCGCTGGCCTCCTGGCCGCCCGGGAGGGCCGGACAAGCGTCCTGGGCTCCCTCGGGGGCAGAGTTCCCTGACCGTCTCCCAGGAACTCCCCCCCAGAGGCCTCTCCCGGGCGTCCCTGAAGTCTACCCGCCTGCAGGGGGCAGCCCGTGGGGGGATGGGTGCCCTCCGCCCTGGCCCTCCCTGGGCAGCCTTTCCTTTCACCGTCTTCTGGAGGCCAGCTGGCAGGGCTCGTCCCACTCGGGGCCTCCTGCTGCCCTCCCCGCAGGGCCTTCTGCAGCGTGTGGGGGAGGCCGGGCGGCCTCCCAGCATCCTCCTCGCTGCTCTGTGTCTGAAGCTCCATCTCGTTGTCCAGGGGGCAGCGGCCTCGCCTCGGCCTCCTTTCGGGCTTCTTCTCTCCCAGCCCAGAGGGAAGCCCGGCCAGAGCCGCGTTTGCCTGCTCTGTCTGTCTGATGGTCTTGGGCTCCCGGAGCCGCGGCAGCCTCTGGAGGAGGCCTGGAGGCGCCTGGGGGGGCGCTCCTGCGGCTCTGCCCAGGACGGTCCTGCCAGGCTGGCCTGGGCACCCGCCCGGGGCTGATCCGCCTCAGACAGGCCCTACAGTGGGGGAGGCCGGCGGCCATCGAGGGGCCCGAGAAGGGCCGGCAGCGGTCTGGGCCCTGCCGGAGTTCAGGCACAGCCCGTGTCTGATGGCGCCGAGAGCAGCTTCTCCCCACAGCGGGGCTCGGCGTGCGGCAGAGCGAGGGCAGGGCAGCCGCCCAGCCGCTGCAGGGCCAGAGAGGGAAGCCTTTGCTGGATGAAGTGAAGGCCGGGCCACCGGGGAGGCCAGGATGCTCCCACAGGCCGCGACACgagcctccctgcctccctccgtCTGAGCCTCAACTTACTCCTCTGCAAAACGGGGGTGAATGCCCCGCTGGATGGCTGCTCGGGCAGGAGAGGCTCCCAGGGATGGGCCAGCCGGGCCAGCGGCCTTTGTTGGATGAGGGAGACGGCCTCCCCCCTCCGGCCCCGCAAGAACAAGCACTCGGAGGAATCCGGGAAATGGGTACCAAGAACGAGGGGCCGGGAAAGGGGGGTCGTgcagtctgggggtggggggctccCCGGCCCCAGGAGAGAGCAGGCCTGTGGGCTGGATGACCCAGAGGAGGGTGCCGAGGAAGCTCGCTGAGCTGGGAGCGGAGGCACATCGGAGAGCCTCGCGGAGGCTGGCTTGGCAGCAGCCGAGTGAGCACTGAGGAGGCGCCTGACAGtcagcatgggggggggggggcggcagcCACTCGTTAtgagccccattttacagtggaggaaactgaggctgagagattaaaCAGGGTCACCCAGCTCTGGTCCACATTCAGAGCAAAGGCCCGCTGGGCCTCAGGCCTTCATCTGTGCAATGGAGCCTCCTGGCCTCCCAGCATCCTCCTGTGAATGACTAGGGGGTGAACAGGCAGACAGACGGAGGCTTTCCGAggcttccctcccctaccccggGGTGCCCCGTTCCCGCGGGCCCTGGAAGAGATGCTTTAAGGATCCTCTGGATGGAGGGGGACGCGGAGGCCGCCAAGGCAAGTGACTCGGCCAGGGCCACTCATCTGGGAAGGGCTGGAGGTCTTCCTCCTGTGGCCAAGCCGCCCGCACCCCCTGGGGTCCACCCTGACCGGGTGCCTCCGGCCTGACCTGGGCCACCCATAAAGCCCAAAGGAGAGCGGCTGACCCCCCCCTTCTCCCTAAAAAACCCAGCAGGCGAAGGTCCCCCCAGCAGCAGTGAGGCCCCGCCCCCTGCCCCGCCTACCTCGGAGGTGGCCGAAGGTGGTCATGAACTTGCCGCTGAGGGTCTGGAGCTCGTTGTCGGCCAAGATGACCAGGCGGATCCGCTCGGCCACCGTCCGCAGCACCTTGTAGATGGCCACCGGGAAGGAGACCAGCTTACACTCGGCCAGGTCTGAGGCGGAGGAAGGGGGGACGCGTCAGTGCGAAGCGCTCAGAGGAGAGCAGGGCAGGGCCAGAAGGgggcagaagacctgggttcaaattcagcctcagggcCTGATCCTGGGCTGCCCAGGGCAGCAAAGCCCTCCACAGGCTCTTGTTCCGCCCCACCTCCATCGCCACACCGGAACAGAGGGGGGGCCAGACTGCGGGGCTCCTGGGAGGCCCGTAAACCTCCGGTGTCTGGGCTGGAGCCAGCAGGACAAGGAGGGCTCTGTGTCTCCGGGCCGGCAGCCATGTTAGCTGGGGGGCCCCAGAGCCCCCGGGAGCCGGAGGCGACAGGAGAGCCCGGAGCGGAGCAGAATGGAGGCCCGCCAGGCCTGCAGAGCTGCCGCCCAGACACCCGTGTACACGCCcctgcacacgcacacacacacccatacacaCCCGCACACATCCATACACAcccctgcacacacacacatccatacaCACCTGCACACACCcctgcacacgcacacacacccgCACACACCCACACATCCATACACACCCGCACACACCCCtgcacaggcacacacacacacctgcacacgcacacacatccATACACAcccctgcacacacacacatccatacaCACCCGCACACACCCACACATCCATACACACCCGCACACACCCCtgcacaggcacacacacacacctgcacacgcacacacatccatacacacatgcacacccctgcgcagacacacacacatgcacacacacacatccatacaCACCTGCATACACACCCGCACACACCcctgcacacgcacacacacacgcacacacacacccctgcACCTGCACACACATCCATACACACACCCCTGCACACGTACACACATCCACACAAACCCGCACACAcccctgcacacacacacatccatacaCACATCCCTGCACATGCCCACACCtgcacacccacacacacacacacgcacacacacacccctgcACCTGCACACACACCCGCACACATATCCATACACACACCTGCACAcccgcacacacacacacatccatacaCACCCGCACACATCCACACACACAcccgcacacacacacatccatgcACACACCTGCACAcccgcacacacacacacacacagccctgcACCGACACACCTGCACCCCCACGCACCCCCCCACCCCGAGCCCAGCCCAGGCCAGACTCGCTCCCTCACCCAGAGTGTCGGAGCCGCTCTCCACCGTC encodes:
- the LRRC20 gene encoding leucine-rich repeat-containing protein 20 isoform X1, with the translated sequence MGEAVARVARKVNETVESGSDTLDLAECKLVSFPVAIYKVLRTVAERIRLVILADNELQTLSGKFMTTFGHLRELRLEGNCLHGLPDEVGTLQHLQAIDLSRNQFQDFPERLTALQALETINLEENEIVDVPVEKLAAMASLKSVNLRRNPLNAEVRAVARPLLSFDLLLSPEGARGDAAP
- the LRRC20 gene encoding leucine-rich repeat-containing protein 20 isoform X2, with protein sequence MTTFGHLRELRLEGNCLHGLPDEVGTLQHLQAIDLSRNQFQDFPERLTALQALETINLEENEIVDVPVEKLAAMASLKSVNLRRNPLNAEVRAVARPLLSFDLLLSPEGARGDAAP